A part of Gramella sp. MAR_2010_147 genomic DNA contains:
- a CDS encoding aldolase catalytic domain-containing protein: MKLLDCTLRDGGYYTNWDFDKELVKTYFKAFNNLPVDYLEIGYRSNPMKSYLGEYFYCPQYVLEESKEISSKKLVIILNEKDVRIEHVSNLLKPCIGYISMVRIAIDPKNFKRALGLASAVKNLGFEVGFNVMYMSNWENEKDFLNQIKDVNGVVDYFYMVDSFGGVYPEDVRKTFDIVRSQTDTRIGFHGHNNLQMALINTLTAIECGVSIVDATVTGMGRGAGNLQTELLLTALNAREGLELDFNALSKVVDPFSKMQNDYGWGTNLPYMVSGANSLPQKEVMSWVTKRYYSLNSIIRALSNQSKGIKDNVDLKDLNEDKNYKSALIIGGGPTGKLHSKAIKEFIAKEDDLCIIHSSSKNAHEFKDIKKLQIHCLAGNEGHRLEESYSEISIEDKLVILPPFPRTMGTYIPRKLEDVAFQLKNISFTDKYHESVTSLAIETAIKLGVQNFYFAGYDGYNGEIQSQELELFNENEYIFESLKEKMKHDPVSITPTLYSGLSAESVFAII; this comes from the coding sequence ATGAAGTTACTTGATTGCACGCTCCGAGACGGAGGATATTATACTAATTGGGATTTTGATAAAGAACTTGTTAAAACTTATTTTAAAGCTTTTAATAATTTACCAGTAGATTATTTAGAGATAGGTTACCGTTCCAATCCTATGAAGTCTTATCTAGGTGAATATTTTTACTGTCCTCAGTATGTATTGGAAGAATCAAAAGAAATTTCTTCAAAAAAACTAGTTATCATTTTAAATGAGAAGGATGTTCGGATTGAACATGTTTCAAACTTGCTAAAACCTTGCATAGGATACATAAGCATGGTTAGAATTGCAATTGATCCAAAAAATTTTAAAAGAGCCCTTGGTTTAGCGTCTGCCGTTAAGAATTTAGGTTTTGAAGTGGGATTCAACGTAATGTATATGTCGAATTGGGAAAATGAAAAAGATTTTCTTAATCAGATAAAAGATGTAAATGGAGTTGTTGATTATTTTTATATGGTTGATTCTTTTGGAGGAGTTTATCCTGAAGATGTGAGAAAAACTTTTGATATTGTGAGAAGCCAAACCGATACAAGAATTGGTTTTCATGGGCATAATAATCTTCAAATGGCTTTAATTAATACTTTAACAGCAATAGAATGTGGAGTGTCAATCGTTGATGCAACCGTTACAGGAATGGGGCGAGGAGCTGGGAATTTACAAACAGAATTATTATTAACAGCACTGAATGCCAGAGAAGGTTTAGAGTTAGACTTTAATGCATTAAGTAAAGTTGTAGACCCATTTTCTAAAATGCAAAATGATTATGGTTGGGGTACTAATTTGCCTTATATGGTATCTGGTGCAAACTCCTTGCCACAGAAAGAAGTGATGTCATGGGTGACTAAGAGGTATTATTCTTTGAATAGCATTATTAGGGCATTATCCAATCAATCCAAAGGGATTAAAGATAATGTTGACTTAAAGGATTTAAATGAGGATAAAAATTATAAATCTGCGTTAATTATTGGGGGAGGTCCCACAGGGAAACTACATTCGAAGGCTATTAAAGAATTTATAGCTAAAGAGGATGATTTATGTATAATACATTCCAGTTCTAAAAATGCTCATGAATTTAAAGATATTAAAAAGTTGCAAATTCATTGTTTGGCAGGGAATGAGGGGCATAGACTGGAAGAAAGTTATAGTGAAATTAGTATAGAAGATAAATTAGTAATATTACCTCCTTTTCCTCGAACTATGGGGACATATATTCCTAGGAAACTGGAAGATGTAGCTTTTCAATTAAAGAATATATCTTTTACGGATAAGTATCACGAATCAGTGACATCCCTGGCGATTGAAACAGCTATAAAATTAGGGGTACAAAATTTTTATTTCGCAGGTTATGATGGTTACAATGGAGAGATACAGTCTCAAGAACTGGAACTATTTAATGAGAATGAATATATATTTGAAAGTTTGAAGGAGAAAATGAAGCATGACCCGGTTTCCATTACCCCTACGTTATATAGTGGATTGTCGGCTGAATCAGTCTTTGCAATAATATAA
- a CDS encoding acylneuraminate cytidylyltransferase codes for MSISVFLPTRKGSERVKNKNTRKFSNFEGGLLELKLIQLKNLPVDEIILSTNDEESLAVAKNLDSEISNLIIDKRPNHLASSSTSLTNLIEYVPGLTANENILWTHVTSPMVDSEIYRNSIQQFNSAINDGFDSLMSVNVFQNFLWDEKLNDLTNREGNLRWPRTQDLKKLYEINSAIFITPRQIYLQNSDRVGKNPFLFKMNKLTSLDVDWEDDFKIAEVVYEKFR; via the coding sequence ATGTCAATATCTGTTTTTTTACCTACCCGCAAGGGAAGTGAAAGAGTTAAGAATAAAAATACTCGAAAATTTTCAAATTTTGAAGGTGGATTGCTTGAGTTGAAACTTATACAATTAAAAAACCTCCCTGTTGACGAAATAATTCTATCTACAAATGATGAAGAATCACTAGCTGTTGCTAAAAACTTAGATTCAGAAATATCAAATTTGATAATAGATAAAAGACCAAATCATCTAGCCTCAAGTAGCACAAGCTTGACCAATTTAATTGAATATGTTCCGGGTCTTACTGCCAATGAAAATATTCTTTGGACACATGTTACTTCTCCAATGGTAGATTCTGAAATTTACCGGAATAGTATTCAACAATTTAATAGTGCAATAAATGATGGATTCGATTCATTAATGTCTGTTAATGTATTCCAGAATTTTTTATGGGATGAGAAATTGAATGACCTGACAAATAGGGAAGGGAATTTAAGGTGGCCCAGGACCCAGGACCTTAAAAAACTTTATGAAATAAATAGTGCGATTTTTATTACTCCTAGGCAAATTTATCTTCAAAATTCTGACAGAGTTGGCAAAAATCCATTTTTATTTAAAATGAATAAATTAACTTCTTTAGATGTTGATTGGGAAGATGATTTCAAAATAGCAGAAGTGGTTTATGAAAAATTTAGATAA
- a CDS encoding HAD-IA family hydrolase: MKNLDNIRNIFWDFDGVIMDSMPVRNKGFEIVLKDFPEEQVDELMKFHLENGGLSRYVKFRYFFEEVRNEKVSEQKIKKLASEFSKIMKELLVDESLLIADSLNFIKKNHLNYKMHVVSGSDQAELRFLCNELEIVQYFISIHGSPTPKKELVKNLLLDYQYLKENCVLIGDSINDYDAASTNQINFIGYNSIDLKDKGRSYISSFSVL, from the coding sequence ATGAAAAATTTAGATAATATTAGAAATATCTTTTGGGATTTTGACGGGGTTATTATGGATTCCATGCCAGTCCGAAATAAAGGTTTTGAAATAGTACTGAAGGATTTCCCAGAAGAACAGGTGGATGAATTGATGAAATTTCATCTTGAAAATGGGGGATTATCCAGGTATGTGAAATTCAGATATTTTTTCGAAGAGGTTAGAAACGAAAAAGTGTCGGAACAGAAAATTAAAAAACTTGCTTCTGAATTTTCTAAAATCATGAAAGAATTGTTGGTAGATGAGTCTTTATTAATTGCTGATAGCCTAAATTTTATAAAGAAAAATCATCTCAACTATAAAATGCATGTTGTTTCTGGCTCTGACCAGGCTGAGCTTAGGTTTTTGTGTAATGAACTAGAGATCGTGCAATATTTTATATCTATTCACGGATCACCTACTCCCAAAAAGGAACTAGTTAAAAATCTCTTATTAGATTATCAATATTTAAAAGAAAATTGTGTGTTAATAGGGGATTCTATTAACGATTATGATGCAGCATCTACAAACCAAATTAATTTTATAGGTTACAATTCTATTGATCTAAAAGACAAAGGCAGATCTTATATTTCTTCATTCAGTGTATTATGA
- a CDS encoding glycosyltransferase family 29 protein, whose product MKIVKAFLGLLIMPFKIRVFNPNKVFHSKRVAVIGPADSAYDKENGGKIDSYDFVVRMNKALVTWNPEKEKYLGTKTDILIHNFHENMDSGGGGPLDWKLFNNFGVKYLIQPRFDKKGFHWMFNYFKKYLNRHNSIYMLPYSDNKKLSKLFDKYHPTRGFYVLYSALTSQCEEVFITGFTFFKTPYAEGYRDNVRDIKDNNKHIQKQGFHNPDLEYKHFLKLVEDSPVKRITVDEKLYDILKFDSPELIKKVSKI is encoded by the coding sequence ATGAAAATAGTTAAAGCATTTTTGGGATTATTGATCATGCCTTTTAAAATTCGGGTTTTTAATCCGAATAAAGTTTTTCATAGTAAACGTGTTGCGGTTATAGGTCCGGCAGATTCGGCTTATGACAAGGAGAATGGCGGAAAAATTGATAGTTATGATTTTGTGGTTCGTATGAATAAGGCTCTGGTTACCTGGAATCCAGAGAAAGAGAAATATCTGGGTACTAAAACCGATATTTTAATCCATAATTTTCATGAAAATATGGATTCGGGAGGAGGAGGCCCCTTAGATTGGAAATTATTCAACAATTTTGGAGTTAAGTATCTTATTCAACCTAGGTTTGATAAAAAAGGCTTTCATTGGATGTTTAATTATTTTAAGAAGTATTTGAATAGGCATAATTCTATATACATGCTTCCATACTCCGATAATAAAAAATTATCAAAATTATTTGATAAATATCATCCTACCAGAGGATTCTATGTACTTTACTCGGCCTTAACTTCTCAATGCGAGGAAGTATTCATTACCGGTTTCACTTTTTTTAAAACACCATATGCCGAAGGATATAGGGATAATGTAAGGGATATTAAGGACAATAATAAGCATATACAAAAACAAGGTTTTCATAATCCTGATTTGGAATATAAACATTTTCTTAAGTTAGTAGAAGATTCTCCGGTTAAAAGAATCACCGTCGATGAGAAACTTTACGATATTTTAAAGTTTGATTCGCCAGAGCTAATCAAAAAAGTAAGTAAAATTTAA
- a CDS encoding polysaccharide pyruvyl transferase family protein, whose product MSEKNIFINNIKNQQKLLYGCLGRLLNKGTKVALLDFPNHNNVGDNAIWLGEKAALKKIGVDIVYQCDIYGFSEKALRKRLGNDGVVLLHGGGNLGSVWPEHQMFRERIIKLFSDMKIIQLPQSVHFDDDSKLEKFGQIARAHKDLHILMRDHASLNTLKKLNLNVELCPDMALAMGPVAQSGKPVVDVVWLSRTDHESAGKETESFSFKTEKLDWLTGEPGRFYSKFSPKFTVRVRRFVQGIFRNSGLIRDHFWSINAASFDLLAQRRFNRGTRILCRGKIVLTDRLHGHIVSTLLGKPQVLLDNHYRKIGNYIDCFESEQEAIFYIGSDKSNIEAKVSNALEVLEKRNKND is encoded by the coding sequence ATGAGTGAGAAAAATATTTTTATAAATAATATAAAGAATCAGCAAAAATTACTTTACGGCTGCCTCGGTCGGTTGTTGAATAAGGGAACAAAAGTAGCCTTGCTTGATTTCCCAAATCATAATAATGTTGGTGATAATGCAATTTGGTTAGGTGAAAAAGCGGCCTTAAAGAAAATTGGAGTTGATATTGTATATCAATGCGATATATACGGCTTCTCCGAGAAAGCTCTTAGAAAGCGTTTAGGGAATGATGGAGTTGTTTTACTTCACGGTGGTGGCAATTTGGGGTCAGTATGGCCAGAACACCAAATGTTTCGAGAACGGATAATTAAATTATTCTCAGACATGAAAATTATTCAATTACCACAAAGTGTTCATTTTGATGATGATTCTAAGTTGGAAAAATTTGGACAAATAGCAAGAGCACACAAGGATCTTCATATACTTATGCGCGACCATGCCAGTCTAAATACTCTAAAGAAACTGAATCTGAACGTAGAACTTTGTCCAGACATGGCTTTGGCTATGGGACCAGTAGCTCAAAGCGGTAAGCCAGTAGTAGATGTTGTATGGCTTTCCAGAACCGACCATGAATCTGCAGGTAAAGAAACAGAAAGTTTTAGTTTTAAAACAGAAAAATTGGATTGGCTTACGGGTGAACCTGGTAGGTTTTATTCTAAATTCAGTCCTAAGTTTACAGTTCGGGTAAGACGCTTTGTTCAAGGTATTTTTCGTAATTCTGGATTAATTCGTGATCATTTCTGGAGCATAAATGCGGCTTCTTTTGACTTGCTTGCTCAAAGAAGATTTAATAGAGGTACTCGAATTTTATGTAGAGGTAAAATTGTTTTGACAGATAGGTTACATGGCCACATCGTTTCCACTTTATTAGGAAAACCACAGGTGCTACTTGATAATCATTACAGAAAGATTGGGAATTACATAGATTGCTTTGAGTCAGAGCAAGAAGCTATTTTTTACATTGGTAGCGATAAGTCGAATATCGAAGCCAAAGTTTCTAACGCACTAGAAGTTTTGGAAAAAAGAAATAAGAATGACTAA
- a CDS encoding glycosyltransferase encodes MTKIVSVPLIAPGFNRLRADAVWVTIANWADGFDEHYGKAEVIAGESSYSADEIRARCFSADAEKTKRKKPKRFRHTYLAKLLEMFAKDLRWYNEEQKSLSIDLERFKDAPFVWQHHDLFQTRGLKLAKKLGVPSVLFVDAPYVWESKKWGVHRLGWEWFAKRRGDAHPCEKADLILVVSEDVKRAVMDLGITESRILITPCTVSQKMFDQAKGNELRKSLGLTNNFVLGWVGSFRKFHSLDLLIEAFADVSSNIPEAKLLLVGDGPERIRLQEKVESYGLSDRVIFSGNVPHNKIHSYISSFDLAVLPSQSNEGFHYSPLKLREFFAAGVPVIASAVGDVETVITESNGGWLVPPGSKKSIVKMIKKIQGDAASINEAGLKARSYSIEEMGISKQIRMIEDYFGIQS; translated from the coding sequence ATGACTAAAATCGTGTCAGTCCCCCTTATAGCTCCAGGATTTAATCGATTACGCGCAGATGCTGTATGGGTAACTATAGCGAACTGGGCAGACGGTTTTGATGAGCATTATGGAAAAGCAGAAGTTATTGCGGGTGAATCTTCATATTCGGCTGACGAGATCAGGGCAAGATGTTTTTCTGCTGACGCTGAAAAAACTAAAAGGAAGAAACCAAAACGGTTTCGGCATACGTATCTAGCTAAGCTTTTAGAAATGTTTGCTAAGGATTTACGCTGGTATAATGAAGAACAAAAAAGTTTATCCATTGATTTAGAAAGGTTTAAGGATGCACCATTTGTATGGCAGCACCACGATCTTTTTCAAACAAGAGGGTTAAAGCTCGCAAAAAAATTAGGAGTACCATCAGTCCTTTTTGTGGACGCTCCATATGTTTGGGAGTCCAAGAAGTGGGGAGTGCACCGGCTTGGTTGGGAGTGGTTCGCAAAACGACGTGGAGATGCACATCCTTGTGAAAAGGCTGACCTGATTTTAGTTGTAAGTGAAGATGTAAAGCGTGCGGTTATGGATTTAGGGATTACTGAAAGTCGTATCCTTATTACCCCATGTACAGTATCACAAAAAATGTTTGATCAGGCGAAAGGAAATGAACTACGTAAATCTCTGGGACTAACCAATAATTTCGTATTAGGATGGGTTGGTAGTTTTCGTAAATTCCATAGCCTAGATTTATTAATTGAAGCATTTGCTGATGTTTCTTCTAATATACCAGAAGCAAAACTATTGTTAGTTGGTGATGGGCCTGAACGTATTCGTTTGCAAGAAAAGGTAGAAAGTTACGGTTTAAGCGATCGAGTGATATTCTCCGGAAATGTGCCTCACAACAAAATTCATTCATATATAAGTAGTTTTGACTTGGCAGTTTTACCTTCTCAATCCAACGAAGGATTTCATTACTCACCTTTAAAACTTCGTGAATTTTTTGCTGCTGGCGTACCTGTGATCGCGTCAGCTGTTGGTGATGTTGAAACGGTGATCACGGAGAGTAATGGTGGCTGGTTAGTGCCTCCAGGTTCAAAAAAGTCAATAGTCAAAATGATCAAAAAAATACAGGGAGATGCAGCATCAATTAATGAAGCAGGTTTAAAGGCAAGAAGCTACTCCATAGAAGAAATGGGTATATCCAAACAAATTAGGATGATAGAAGATTATTTTGGTATTCAAAGCTAA
- a CDS encoding glycosyltransferase family 4 protein, whose translation MSKLKILQIIQKPQLRGAEIFACQLSNHLLEQEHEVMVVSVFPGDAELPFQGKVVKLDRPQNKRFFDPNGWKEFSKLVKDFNADIIQANAGDTLKFMVSSKMFYPFEAKIIFRNANKMGDFIDSKFKYYLNKAYVSRLDYVISVSKECQIDFQQTFNFPDEKISTVEIGVEHQYIDEDVHDLNFLEGNHKVITHIGGYVPEKNHLRLIHIFKQITYDYPNAKLLLIGKGHLEEKVRKEVKSLNLDKNIHFLGYRNDVLEILSHSDAFVLPSLIEGLPGVILEAMYCKTPVVAYNVGGVKEVVKHDTGWLVEKNDEETFINSLREVLNSDSQSASKIQNANKMIHDRFLNKIISKRFLSIYDEVKN comes from the coding sequence ATGTCAAAATTGAAAATCTTACAAATTATACAAAAACCTCAATTAAGAGGAGCAGAAATTTTTGCCTGCCAGCTGTCTAACCATTTGTTGGAACAAGAACATGAGGTAATGGTTGTAAGTGTCTTTCCTGGAGATGCAGAACTCCCCTTTCAAGGTAAGGTAGTGAAACTAGATCGACCTCAGAATAAAAGATTTTTTGATCCAAATGGATGGAAAGAATTCAGCAAGCTGGTTAAGGATTTTAATGCAGATATTATCCAGGCGAATGCAGGAGATACTTTAAAGTTTATGGTGAGTTCTAAAATGTTTTATCCTTTTGAGGCTAAGATAATATTTAGGAATGCCAATAAAATGGGAGACTTTATCGATAGCAAATTTAAGTACTATCTGAATAAAGCTTATGTAAGTCGGCTAGATTATGTGATTTCTGTTAGTAAAGAATGCCAGATTGATTTTCAGCAAACATTTAATTTTCCCGATGAAAAGATTAGTACTGTGGAAATAGGAGTTGAGCATCAGTATATTGATGAAGATGTGCACGATTTGAATTTTCTAGAAGGAAATCATAAGGTCATTACGCATATAGGTGGATATGTTCCTGAGAAAAATCATTTAAGGCTGATTCATATTTTTAAACAAATAACTTATGATTATCCAAATGCTAAATTGTTATTAATTGGGAAGGGACATTTGGAAGAAAAAGTAAGAAAGGAAGTAAAGAGTTTAAATCTTGACAAAAACATTCATTTTCTAGGTTACCGTAATGATGTTTTAGAAATACTTTCACATTCAGATGCTTTTGTTCTTCCTAGTTTGATCGAAGGGCTTCCAGGTGTAATTTTAGAGGCTATGTACTGTAAAACTCCTGTTGTAGCTTATAATGTAGGAGGTGTTAAAGAAGTTGTAAAACATGATACTGGCTGGCTTGTTGAAAAGAATGATGAAGAAACTTTTATAAATAGTTTAAGAGAGGTTTTGAATAGTGATAGTCAATCTGCAAGCAAAATTCAAAATGCGAATAAAATGATCCATGATCGTTTCCTAAACAAAATTATTTCTAAACGGTTCTTATCCATTTATGATGAAGTGAAAAATTAA
- a CDS encoding glycosyltransferase: MSKIKILHIIKSLGRGGAEMLLPETLKIHNKDRFEFHYIYFLPWKDQMVSSIEKAGGRVTCLEAKDNMRLLFQYKNIIDYCEQHKIDLIHCHLPWAGFVGRLVYKKTGIPVIYSEHNMQERYHIATKSINKLTFNSQSLVFGVSNDVTDSIKRNINPNIPVKTLLNGVNTNSFISNHTDSIKKDLGIPENAVVIGNVAVFRFQKRLVEWLKVIDELRKENGNIYGIIVGAGPLEDEIKEEWEKLNLQDTVFFVGLQTEVRPYFDAMDIFMMSSSFEGLPIALLEAMSMECAIVSTDAGGIKEVIRNEKDGLTVPINEWRCLVPAIQLLLDDHDKLEYFKKAARVRVEESFSLERMVSELENFYIDLASNE, translated from the coding sequence ATGTCTAAAATAAAAATTCTGCATATAATTAAATCTTTAGGAAGAGGTGGTGCAGAAATGTTACTCCCAGAAACCCTGAAAATTCACAATAAAGATAGATTTGAGTTTCATTACATCTATTTTCTTCCTTGGAAGGATCAAATGGTTAGTTCTATTGAAAAAGCTGGAGGTCGTGTCACCTGTTTGGAAGCGAAGGATAATATGCGATTATTATTTCAGTATAAAAATATCATAGATTATTGTGAGCAGCATAAAATAGATTTGATACATTGTCATCTTCCCTGGGCAGGATTTGTTGGTCGCCTGGTTTATAAGAAAACCGGTATACCGGTGATCTATTCTGAACATAATATGCAGGAGCGCTATCATATAGCCACAAAATCGATCAACAAACTTACTTTTAATTCACAAAGTCTGGTTTTTGGAGTTTCAAATGATGTGACAGATTCAATTAAGAGAAATATTAATCCAAATATTCCGGTTAAAACCCTTTTGAATGGTGTAAATACTAATTCATTTATATCTAACCATACGGATTCAATCAAAAAAGATTTAGGCATCCCGGAAAATGCTGTTGTTATTGGGAATGTGGCTGTTTTTCGTTTTCAGAAACGCTTGGTAGAATGGTTAAAGGTAATCGATGAATTGCGAAAAGAGAATGGGAATATTTACGGTATCATAGTTGGTGCTGGACCTTTGGAAGATGAAATCAAGGAGGAATGGGAAAAACTTAACCTTCAAGACACAGTTTTTTTTGTTGGACTGCAAACCGAGGTAAGACCATATTTTGATGCTATGGATATATTCATGATGAGTTCTTCTTTTGAAGGTCTTCCCATTGCATTACTAGAAGCAATGAGCATGGAATGCGCTATTGTATCAACAGATGCAGGGGGTATTAAGGAAGTTATTAGAAATGAGAAAGACGGATTGACTGTACCAATAAATGAATGGAGATGTCTCGTTCCTGCAATTCAATTATTATTGGATGACCATGATAAATTAGAATATTTTAAAAAGGCTGCCAGGGTTAGGGTGGAAGAGTCTTTCAGTTTAGAGCGAATGGTTTCTGAATTAGAAAATTTCTACATTGATCTTGCTAGTAATGAGTAA
- a CDS encoding GNAT family N-acetyltransferase, giving the protein MVIREASESDIDGILKVLKASLGEVSSKKTREVWNYKHINNPFGKSLVLIAIVDGKIVGVRAFMRWQWQLGSGTYSCFRAVDTATDPNFQGRGIFKKLTLMALDLGVDEKSNFVFNTPNSQSRPGYIKMGWKIVGKVPVYISPYFNLNMNKPSNKIENGNISDDFLIKHKTNQIDTQKLFTPKDANFLFWRYRECPLQKYLIYENKNLFIAAYVKEHKHFKELRISELIGDLSDKKIHKRVILWARNFDVNIITSGTKIFQFGIKGGFGPVLTLKKLKLDPKKEESLLGINNWNNSIGDLELF; this is encoded by the coding sequence ATGGTTATTAGAGAGGCTTCAGAATCGGATATAGATGGAATATTAAAGGTTTTAAAAGCTAGCTTAGGAGAGGTTTCTTCTAAAAAAACTAGAGAAGTTTGGAATTACAAACATATCAATAATCCATTCGGTAAGTCACTAGTACTAATTGCCATAGTGGATGGAAAAATTGTAGGTGTAAGGGCTTTTATGAGATGGCAATGGCAACTAGGAAGCGGAACTTATTCATGTTTCAGAGCAGTTGACACAGCCACCGATCCTAATTTTCAAGGAAGGGGAATTTTCAAAAAACTTACTTTAATGGCTTTAGATTTGGGTGTTGATGAGAAAAGTAACTTCGTTTTTAATACACCAAATTCTCAGAGTAGACCTGGCTATATTAAAATGGGATGGAAAATCGTAGGTAAGGTGCCGGTTTATATAAGTCCATATTTTAATCTGAATATGAATAAGCCAAGTAATAAAATTGAAAATGGTAATATCTCGGATGATTTTTTGATTAAGCACAAAACTAATCAGATAGATACTCAAAAACTTTTTACCCCCAAAGATGCTAATTTTTTGTTTTGGCGTTATAGGGAATGTCCATTGCAAAAGTATCTTATTTATGAAAATAAAAATCTTTTTATAGCAGCTTATGTTAAAGAGCATAAACATTTTAAAGAATTAAGAATATCTGAATTAATTGGAGATTTAAGTGATAAAAAAATTCATAAAAGGGTTATATTATGGGCGCGAAATTTTGATGTAAATATTATAACATCAGGTACCAAAATTTTTCAATTTGGAATTAAGGGTGGATTTGGACCTGTACTGACATTAAAAAAATTGAAATTAGATCCTAAAAAGGAGGAAAGTTTATTAGGTATTAACAATTGGAATAACAGTATAGGGGATTTAGAATTATTTTAA
- a CDS encoding polysaccharide deacetylase family protein, with translation MKNGALVVSLDFELLWGVFDKVDWKQKQEYFLNTRKLIPEILRLFEQHEVSCTWATVGMLFNDNWDEWNYNIPKVIPEYRNKKLSAYNYGKSIQSKETEKLCFAPDLIRKIKETQGQEIGTHTYSHYYCRESGQTVESFRADLLQSKKLAKKVEIKLNSLVFPRNQINPEYLKLCQEIGLSSVRSNPDNWYWKNTHKDSLLQKIFRTGDAYLGTNDKSYKTSKIETFNRGLEIQKASRLLRPHSSRVIQNKLKIRRIFSEMEWAAKQGEIYHLWWHPHNFGKNPLENIMELKIILEKFSVLNGKYGFNSKNMNSVKNYSII, from the coding sequence ATGAAGAATGGTGCATTAGTAGTTTCCTTAGATTTCGAATTATTGTGGGGAGTATTTGATAAGGTAGATTGGAAACAAAAGCAAGAGTATTTCTTAAATACCCGAAAGCTTATACCTGAAATTTTGCGGCTTTTTGAGCAACATGAAGTTTCCTGTACCTGGGCTACGGTAGGCATGTTGTTTAATGACAATTGGGATGAATGGAACTATAATATTCCTAAAGTAATTCCCGAATATAGAAATAAGAAACTTTCAGCTTACAACTATGGAAAGTCTATCCAGAGTAAAGAAACTGAAAAGTTATGCTTTGCACCAGATCTTATCAGAAAAATCAAAGAAACCCAAGGGCAGGAAATAGGAACACATACTTATTCACATTATTATTGTCGGGAATCCGGACAAACAGTAGAAAGTTTCAGGGCTGATTTGTTACAATCTAAAAAACTTGCAAAAAAAGTTGAAATTAAACTGAATTCATTGGTTTTTCCCAGAAATCAAATTAATCCTGAATATCTTAAATTATGTCAGGAAATTGGCTTGTCTAGTGTACGCTCGAACCCTGATAATTGGTATTGGAAAAACACTCACAAAGATAGTTTATTACAAAAAATATTCAGAACCGGTGATGCCTATTTAGGAACAAATGATAAGTCTTATAAAACTTCCAAAATTGAAACATTTAATAGAGGTTTGGAAATTCAGAAGGCGAGTCGGCTTCTAAGACCACATAGTTCCAGAGTTATCCAAAATAAGTTAAAAATAAGGAGGATATTTTCTGAAATGGAATGGGCTGCCAAACAAGGTGAAATCTATCATCTATGGTGGCATCCTCATAACTTCGGAAAGAATCCATTAGAAAATATTATGGAATTAAAAATTATACTTGAAAAATTTTCCGTTTTAAACGGCAAATACGGGTTTAATTCAAAAAACATGAATTCGGTAAAAAATTATAGTATAATTTAA